In Caulobacter segnis ATCC 21756, the sequence GAGTAGTAGCCGAGCACGAGATCGTGCGGGTGGCGCACCGCCGAGCCAAGCATGAACTCGGTGTCGGTGAGGGCCTTGAACTCGACGGGATCGGCGCCGGGCTCAAAGACGACGATTTCGCCGTGATCGAGCGTCTCGTGTGAGGCCTCGACAGCTCCCTTGCCCAGCGCAATCCACAGGACCGAGTGGTCTTGCGGCGGCGCGTACCGCCAGGTCTCGCCGGCCTTGAGGCGGACCGCCAGATAGTTGATCGGGGACGGGGCTTCGATGGCGCTGGCGCCGCCGCCATAGCGGCCCAGAAGCACCCGGGCGGGACCCACCTGAGGGATATCGGCCGCGCCCTGGTAGAGGCTTTCGGAGGCGCCCAGTTCCAGGTGCGGCGGCAGCGCCACCCAGAGCTGAAAGCCGCGTGTCCGACCGGGGTCGCCGGCGCCGCCGGAATGCCAGACCCCCTTGCCGGCGCGCATCCATTCCACGCCGCCGGCGCGCAGGATGCCGGTGGCGCCATTGGTGTCCTCGTAGCTGATGCTGCCTTCGGCGATGTAGGTGAGCGTGGCCAGGCCCGAGTGGGGATGCAGGCCAAAGTTGGGGAAACGATCGGCTTTGCTGTCGAGCAGGTCCAGGAAGACGAAGGGCTTCAGGATCTCGCCCAGGTCTCCGGGGCTCATCAACCGCGTGACGGCCCCATGGGTTCGGCCGCGGGTGCGGTGGATGATTTGGCGCGGAGGGGGGCTGGCGACGTGGATGGCTGCGGACATGACGACCTCGATGGAACGGAGGGAGGAAGGCTGTGCGTCGGGCCGGGGGAAGGCCCGACGCAAAGGGCTCGCTAGGCCGACTGGAGTCTGGAGCCGGCCTGAGCGCCGGATCGGCGGGCCAGCAGGGCGTCCACGGCGAACTTGCCGCCACCGAACGCCACGACCTGCAGCAGGCCGCCGACGATGGCGATGTTCTTCATGAAGTGGATCATCTGGTTCTGGTCGGCGAAGTTGTTGTGGAAGATCACGGCGGTCGCCAGGGTGAAGCCCGCCAGGCCGATGGCTACGAGACGGGTGCGAACACCGGCGATCAGCAGGGCGCCGCCAAGGGTTTCGACAGCCGCAGCCACCGCGAAGGCGACGACAGGGGCCGGCAGGCCGACCGAGGCGATGTAGCCTTGGGTGGCGCCCGGGGCGGCCAGTTTGGAAAGGCCGCTCATCAGGAAGAGCCCGCCGATCAGGATGCGACCGGCCAGGGCGACGGCGTCATAGGGCTTGGACATAGGTTTGATCCTTCGATTGGTCGTCGGATCATTGGCTCCCGCGACCGAGCTTCAGAAGGTGGTGTCCGCTCGCTGCGGTGTTGGCCACGAGCTCAAGGTAGCTATTTCTATCCGTCAAAAAACTCGTAAAATACTGGCCAGATCGTTCAGGAGATTTGAATGATATCCGAGCCCGGCTTTCCGACCATCGACCAGCTCAAGGTGTTCCTGACGGTCGTCGAGACCGGCAGCTTCACGGCCGCGGCCAAGCGACTGAACCGCGCCGTGTCCGCGATCAGCTACGCGATCGCCACCCTTGAACATCAGCTCGGGATTGGACTGTTCGACCGAGAAGGCGCGCGCACGCCAGTGTTGACCAAGGCCGGCGCCACGGTCCTCGAAAAGGCCAGCGTGGTCGCCGTGGGCGTGGATGATCTGCGGGCCAGTGTCCGCTCGTTGCTCGGCGGCATCGAGGCCGAGGTCACGCTGGTCGTCGACGTGATGTTGCCGAGCGCCCGACTCGTCGATGCCGCGCAGGCGTTCGAAGCCACCTTTCCGACGGTTAAGCTCCGGTTGCATGTCGAGGCCTTGAGCGCCGTCGCTCAGCTTGTTCGGGCCGGCGAGGCCATGGTCGGGATCGGGGGCGGAATCCACGCGACCGAGACCGATCTGGAACTCATCCATGT encodes:
- a CDS encoding DoxX family protein; amino-acid sequence: MSKPYDAVALAGRILIGGLFLMSGLSKLAAPGATQGYIASVGLPAPVVAFAVAAAVETLGGALLIAGVRTRLVAIGLAGFTLATAVIFHNNFADQNQMIHFMKNIAIVGGLLQVVAFGGGKFAVDALLARRSGAQAGSRLQSA
- a CDS encoding LysR family transcriptional regulator, which gives rise to MISEPGFPTIDQLKVFLTVVETGSFTAAAKRLNRAVSAISYAIATLEHQLGIGLFDREGARTPVLTKAGATVLEKASVVAVGVDDLRASVRSLLGGIEAEVTLVVDVMLPSARLVDAAQAFEATFPTVKLRLHVEALSAVAQLVRAGEAMVGIGGGIHATETDLELIHVGDVDLIPVAAPRHPLALAGPVPASAARRHRQLILTVRTPFSEGPDIGVFAAEGWRMADLGAKHALLLAGVGWGNMPEPYVRDDLAAGRLVRLELPEATGGLYAFQAMYRTDTPPGPAAAWLIQHFADQKG
- a CDS encoding pirin family protein, whose translation is MSAAIHVASPPPRQIIHRTRGRTHGAVTRLMSPGDLGEILKPFVFLDLLDSKADRFPNFGLHPHSGLATLTYIAEGSISYEDTNGATGILRAGGVEWMRAGKGVWHSGGAGDPGRTRGFQLWVALPPHLELGASESLYQGAADIPQVGPARVLLGRYGGGASAIEAPSPINYLAVRLKAGETWRYAPPQDHSVLWIALGKGAVEASHETLDHGEIVVFEPGADPVEFKALTDTEFMLGSAVRHPHDLVLGYYSVHTSAEALQAGEARIDEIRDTLVAKGRL